The DNA region CGTCCCACTGCTCACTATTCCATGGGCGGCATCCCGGTGAATACGGATGGTCGGGTGCGCAAAAATGGTACCGAGCTAACCGAGGGATTCTTTGCGGCGGGAGAATGTGCCTGTGTGTCGGTGCATGGTGCGAATCGTTTGGGTAGTAATTCTTTGCTTGAATGTATTGTCTATGGTCGTCGCGTTGGTAGCAAAATTGCGGAATATGTCGGCGATCGCCCGCTCCCGGCGATTAACGAAACCCAATACTTACAAGCCGCCCAAGAACGCATCCAAAAACTCATGGAGCAAACTGGCACAACCAGAATTAGCGACCTAAGACAAAGATTTCAAGACACCATGAGCGAGCATTGCGGCGTATTTCGTACCGATGAAATTATGTCCGAAGGAATTCAAGAAATTCAATCTTTAACAGCAGAATATAATGATGTTTTTCTTGATGATAAGTCTACCCACTGGAATACAGAACTGATCGAAGCGATGGAGTTGCAAAGTATCCTCAAGGTTGGAGAAGCGATTCTTACGTCTGCCTACAAACGCCAAGAAAGTCGTGGTGCCCATTCGCGGGAAGATTTCCCCACACGCGATGATGAAAAGTACTTAGGTCATACCCTCAGTTTTTGCTCGGACGATGGTGTCACCATTGAATATATGCCTGTGGTGATTGATCGTTTTGAACCAAAGGAACGGAAATATTAAGCCCAAAGCCAAGACATCTGATAGGCTTCAAAGCCCATACCAATCTTGCCGGCCACCACTATATTGGGCATTATTCTGCGATAAACAGTCCAATGCCATTATTCACGCGGCCAACTGTAGATGAATGGCGATCGCCTACATCTCCCCCCAGCACCAAGGCCGATGAACCACCACCATCAAGATTAAGCGCATCTACAGCTCCTAGACGCATCAAAATATCAGACCATTCCCGCAGCGTTGCCCCAGAGCTTTCTGCCGCTGTGCCATGGACTGTCGCCAACAGAATTTTGCCGTCTCGGGTTCTGGCGATCGCGCTCCGAGAGGCGGACTGAATATTAAACCACTTACTAAATTGTTCCGACTCACCATTGAGGACAACGCGACCATTTTGAATGAGCAGCGGCCCCGCTCCCATCACCTGTGGGAATGACTCAAAGTTCGGAGGATTTAGCACTTCATAACGTTGGAAGGTTGTACCTTCAGGCAATTTGTCTGCGCCACTGCGGAACGACCGAAACACCATTAAATAGCCCTTCTCAGGAATAAGGTAACGGTCAGCACCAGCTTTTCCTGCATTTTTTCGGTGGGTAATGATCTCTGAACTACCGTTGCTATCCACCGTCAAAATCACTTCGTTATCGACCGCCGTTTGGTAATAATCGCCCCATGCTTTTGTATAGCGGGATACGCCAGCTTTGACATAGCCACTATTGAGAAAATCAACGGTCAACCGCTGACCATTGTCGGCAACGATATCCTCCCGCAAACTAAAGCGATCAAATTGCCAATTACCCTTGTTATCCCAGGCCACTGCGCCACGGTTCAAAATTGGACTAGAGCGCCATTCGCCATCGGTGCGCACAGCTCCCAATGGAAACTGATTATTACGATTGAAAAAACCTGCATTAATGCCGGCGATCGCCCCACTACTTTGCACTTGGGTAAGCATCGGCGCAAGACCCACAATCGTTTGGTCAGACAGGGAAATCGGCTTAAGCTGAAACTGATTTTGAGTCGGGTCAATTTCCAGCCAAGTAACCGCAAAACCACCGTTATTTTTACCCGGTAAGACAACATTATTTTGTCGCCACGTCACCCCCGGCAACCACGCAATATTTCGAGCAGGACGTATATCTCGACTGAGATCAATCACGAGACGCGATGGATTTGCCAAACTAAACACGCGCATCTGCGGGGCGATCGCCTCCGGAAAACTCAAGAACGTTGCATTACCCTCATGGGTGAGCTCAAAGGGAAAAGAGGGCTGGGAAAATAAACCCTGTTGCTTAGCCTGCAACCCCAACAAATAATCACTAGAATTCCCCTGAATGCGAATTTTATTGGGCATTACCTGTCGCCAAACCACCGGACGATCCACATCAAGCACAATGCGCTTGCCCCATGTTTGATGCCCCACGCGAACGGCTGTAATGCCGGCTTGGGGTGTCTCTAAAACCAGCTCATTACCCTGTCGTTGCCATTGCCAGCCCGCCGTTTTTGCTAGCTCAGTAATGTCAAGATATCTATATGGATTAGAAAAATAAATGGGCAGGCGATCGCCCACTCCGAACCACTCAATGGGCTGCTCTGTTGTGCTGGTGGTGTCCAGTAATTTCACCCCCAGACTTTTCTCTAGATTGAGAGATTCGATACCTAATTTTGTCTCACCATTTTCTGACCAAACCGCCCACTGCCCCCGCAAGTTTTGACCATTGACCCTGAGGCGATCGCCTTCAAATTCCATCATTTGCGGCGCTGCGGCGATCGCCGATTTTTGCCCCAGCCGTACCCCTTCCGACGAAAACCGAACCTCCGGCGCTCCAAACAAAACCAAACTACTCATTAACAATCCCAGCCACCCTTTACTCATATGCCGCACCTAGGTTATCCACCAATCTATGACCTTCTACCGCAAGAAGGGTTCCATTTAATATCTTCTTCCACCCTGATATACTTGATTCCCCTGAGTTTACCTATTGTTAAAACACTTTTTTTCCTATAATGTGCCTAAAATGTTTTTTTGATGGCGACTTGATCAAGCTATCCCTTGAAAGAATTTGCATAGGGTGGCGATTGACTAGCAGAAAAAGTGTTCACTAGGGTCAATATCAGAATTTGAACCGTGGCAAAATATGGTTCGCTTATGCTTGACTATTTCAGAAATACGATTATCTTAAATGAGGCTTTAGCGTAGCGTTCCTTAACTTTTAGTATTGATCCCAGTCTAAAGGTTTCAACAACAATTATTCGCCAAAACTCCATCTTGCGCGTATTGCCCAAGGGCTTTTTAACAAACTCCTACCTATGGATCGAGACATAATGAATCAGCACCATAACTCCTCAACTCACAATACTTCAGAAGAAAAGTACTACACCGGTCCCCGTTGGCTTGTGGAAGAGCGGGATGCCTGTGGTGTCGGTTTTTTAGCCTATAAAGATGGTCGCAAAACCCACAAACTTGTCGAGCAAACTTTAACGGCTCTCGGCTGTATGGAACACCGGGGTGGCTGTACCGCTGACCGTGTATCGGGTGATGGTGCTGGTGTAATGACAGCTTTACCCCACGAACTGTTTGCAGAGTGGTTCCAAGCCCAGGGGATTGAGCAGCCAGCACCCGAATCCTATGGTGTGGGGATGGTATTTTTACCCCCGGAGGTGACAGCCCAGCAAAAGGCCAAAGCAATTGTTGAAAAAAGTTTAGGCGATCGCCACTTCAAGATTCTCGGTTGGCGTGAAGTACCCGTTGCCCCTGAGACTCTGGGGACTCAAGCTCGCGAAAATCAGCCCTATATGGCTCAGGTTTTTGTCACTTCAGAGCAAGGTTTAACTGGCGATGCTCTAGATAAGGAACTCTACATCGTTCGTTCGACTATTGGTAAGCACCTCACCGATGTCTTTTATGTTTGTACCTTGTCCTGCCGCACGATTGTCTATAAGGGTATGGTGCAGTCCGAAGTTCTTGGGCAGTTCTACAAAGATTTAAAGAATCCCCTCTATAAGAGTGAATTTGCGGTTTACCACCGTCGCTTTAGTACGAATACAATGCCGAAATGGCCTTTAGCGCACCCCATGCGTCTACTCGGCCACAATGGTGAGATTAATACCCTCATCGGTAATATCAACTGGATGAAGGCACGGGAAAATATCCTTGAAATTCCCGGCTGGGACAAGGCAGAAATTGAAGCGCTCCACCCCATTGTTAATGTTGAAAACAGTGACTCTTTTAATCTTGACAGCGCCATGGAGATGCTGGTGCGGGCTGGGCGATCGCCGATGGAAGCGGCCATGATCCTTGTGCCTGAGGCCTATCAAAATCAACCAAATCTTGCCGAACACCCCGAAATCACAGATTTTTATGACTATTACGCAGGTCTCCAAGAGCCTTGGGATGGTCCCGCCCTCTTAGTTTTCAGCGATGGTAAAACCGTTGGTGCCAGCTTAGATCGGAATGGTTTACGTCCCGCTCGCTACTGCGTCACAAAAGATGGCTATATTTTAGTTTCCTCCGAGGCAGGCGTTGTCGATGTTTTAGATGAAGAAATTGTAGAGAAAGGTCGTCTTGGTCCCGGTCAAATGGTGGCCGTTGATTTCCAGACCCAAGAAGTGCTCAAAAATTGGGACATTAAAAAGCGCGTGGCCCAAGAAAAACCCTATGGTCAGTGGCTCAAGGAAAATCGTGAGACCCTAGAAACTCAGCCCTTTAACGGCGATCGCACTGAGCCTAAAGAAGATCTCCTTCGTCTACAAACAGCCTTTGGTTATACCGCTGAAGATGTGGACATGATCATTAACGCGATGGCAGAAATGGCGAAGGAACCAACTTTCTGTATGGGTGACGATATTCCCCTTGCAGTGCTTTCCGATAAACCACGTTTACTATTTGATTACTTTAAGCAGCGCTTTGCTCAGGTCACAAATCCCCCCATTGACCCCCTCCGCGAGAAGCTGGTCATGTCCCTTAATATGTATCTGGGTGAGCGGGGTAGCTTGTTAACGGCTGATGCAAAAGATGCCAATGTTATCAAAATCAATAGCCCTGTTCTCAATGAAGCTGAACTCGCAAAAGTTGTTAGTAGCTCCCTTAAATCAGTAACGCTTAGCACAACCTACGCGATCGCCTCAGGGCCCAGCGGCTTAAAGACAGCACTGGGTGAATTGTGTTCAGCCGCCGAAGAAGCCGTTAAGTCTGGCGCAAAAATTATTGTGCTCAGCGATCGCGCTAATGGCACAGTCAGTAAAGAACAAAGCTTTATTCCACCTCTATTGGCAACTGGTGCAGTGCACCACCACTTAATTGATGTGGGTCTCCGCTTAAGTGCCTCAATCGTTGTGGAAACAGCCCAGTGTTGGAGTACCCATCACTTTGCTTGTTTGGTCGGTTATGGCGCGTCGGCAGTTTGTCCTTACCTCGCCCTTGAGTCTGTCCGCCACTGGTGGCACAATCCCAAGACTCAAAAGCAGATGGAGAAGGAACAAATTCCTGTTATTACAATTGAGAAAGCACAGGAAAATTATCGCTACGCCATTGAAGCCGGTCTCCTAAAGATTTTGTCTAAGATGGGCATTTCTCTGTTGCAGTCCTACCACGGTGCACAAATTTTTGAAGCCCTTGGTCTGGGCATGGAAGTGATTAATACAGCTTTTGCGGGTACAACTTCCCGTGTTGGCGGAATGACTCTCAACGATTTGGCACAGGAAGGCATTGCATTCCACAGTCGCGCTTTCCCTGAATTGTCCGTCACGAAGCTCGCTAACTACGGTTTTGTCAACTACCGCAAAGGCGGCGAATATCATATGAATTCGCCTGAGATGACTAAGGCACTCCACAAAGCGGTTGCAGCCTATAACAATACCGATAAGACTGAAGCTTACGATCACTACGATGTTTATCAGAAATATCAGAGCGATCGCCCAGCTACCGCATTACGGGATTTACTCGATTTCGAAAGCGATCGCCCCTCCATTGACATTAGTGAAGTGGAGTCCATTGAGGATATCGTGAAGCGCTTCTGTACTGGCGGGATGTCCCTCGGTTCTCTGTCTCGTGAAGCCCACGAAACTTTGGCGATCGCCATGAACCGTCTAGGCGCGAAATCCAACTCCGGCGAAGGTGGCGAAGACCCAGTACGTTTTAAAGTCCTTGACGATGTCGATGGAACAGGTGACTCCCCCACATTGCCCCACCTCCACGGTTTGCGTAATGGTGATACGGCTAGCTCCGCCATCAAACAAGTGGCCTCCGGTCGTTTTGGTGTGACCCCTGAATACTTAATGAGTGGTCGCCAGATCGAAATTAAGATGGCACAGGGGGCAAAGCCCGGCGAAGGCGGACAGCTTCCCGGCAAAAAAGTTAGTGAATACATCGCAATGCTGCGGAACTCCAAGCCCGGCGTAACCCTCATTTCTCCCCCTCCCCACCACGACATTTACTCCATTGAAGATTTGGCTCAGCTCATTTATGACCTGCACCAAATTAATCCCAGTGCTGGTGTTTCTGTGAAGTTGGTAGCTGAAATTGGGATCGGCACGATCGCCGCAGGTGTTGCAAAAGCCAATGCCGATGTGATTATGATTTCCGGCCATGATGGTGGCACAGGCGCATCACCCCTCAGCTCCATTAAGCACGCTGGTTGCCCTTGGGAGCTGGGTGTTACGGAAGTCCATAAAACCCTCATGGATAACCAGTTGCGCGATCGTGTCATCCTTCGTACAGACGGCGGCCTCAAAACCGGTTGGGATGTCGTGATGGCAGCAGTCATGGGCGCAGAAGAATATGGCTTCGGTTCCATTGCCATGATTGCTGAAGGTTGCATTATGGCGCGGGTTTGTCATACAAACCAATGTCCCGTTGGTGTGGCAACCCAACAAGAACGTCTCCGTAAACGCTTTAAGGGAGTTCCCGGTGATGTTGTGAACTTCTTCTATTTTGTCGCAGAAGAAATTCGCTCGATTTTGGCAAAACTTGGTTATAAGAGCCTCAATGAGGTAATTGGCCGTGCCGATCTTTTGAAGCCTCGCACTAACGCTAAACTCACAAAAACAGCTGGTTTAGTTTTAGATTGTTTAACTAATTTGCCTGATACTCGTACAAATCGTGAGTGGCTCGACCATGGTGGCATTCACAGTAACGGTCCAGTTCTTGATGATGAAATCTTGGCGGATGAAGCCGTTCAGAAAGCAATTCGTGAGCAAGGTGCTCTAACCAAAGAAATTGCAATTATTAATACTGACCGTTCTGTCGGCGCGCGGGTGTCGGGTTTCATTGCGAAGCAGTACGGTAACGAAGGCTTTGAAGGTGAGCTGAACTTCAACTTTAAGGGATCTGCTGGTCAGAGCTTCGGTGCTTTCAATCTCCTTGGTATGACAATGCACCTTGAAGGAGAATCCAACGATTACGTCGGCAAAGGTATGAATGGTGGCGAAATTATTATCGTTCCTAGCGAAAAATCTCAGTTCGCTGCGGCAGATAACGTCATTATCGGTAATACCTGTTTGTATGGTGCGACAGGCGGTACGCTTTATGCCAATGGCCGTGCGGGTGAGCGCTTTGCGGTACGGAACTCTAAAGGTAAGGCTGTCGTTGAAGGCACGGGAGACCACTGCTGTGAATACATGACTGGTGGTGTGATTGTTGTGCTGGGTGAAGTCGGTCGTAATGTCGGTGCAGGTATGACTGGTGGTCTCACCTACATCCTTGACCCTGAAAATACGCTGCCTGCGAAGATGAACACTGAAATCGTCGAGATTCAACGAGTTGGTACTGCAGCCGGTGAAAAGGAGCTTAAGGATCTGATTACGGCTCACGCGGAAAAGACAGGTAGTGCTAAAGCAAAAGCGATTTTGGCAGACTGGGCAACTTACCTACCTCAATTCTGGCAGGTTGTACCGCCTTCTGAAGCCGATCGCCCTGAAGTTGTAGAGCAAAAAGAGCTTGCATCTGTATAAACTTCTTTCGTTCTGCATTATTTAGGCCATAAAAAATAAACATCCCCACTCAGTTTTGACTCGGTGGGGATTTACTTTTGGAGCTATGAGGCGGCGATCGCCCCACAACACATTCAGCGATTAGATATTGATACTCTGGGGAATAAGACTAGGGAGTAAATATTCATAGGTTGGGCGATCGCCATTACGCTTGTGGATAATCATCTCAATTTCCTCGAGTCGCCCTTGAAATTGCCGCAGCGGCTTTTGAATTTTCGGGTCACCAAGATGCTTTTTGTCATACTGCCCTAACTGCGTGAAGTGAACAGACCCAAGTAAATGACACAGTTTTAATTGCTCCTGAGCCTGAGAAATTGGCGGCAGCAAATCAAGATAATCCTGTTCTGCCGTCTGATCACCCAGATTATCAAGGGGAGCATAGCCCGCAGTCGGCATACCCGGCGCAAAACTCATCAAACCCTTCTGCGGAAAATTTACCGCCGCATGTTGGGCACTCACCGTAAAAATAATGAGCGTCACTGCATCGATCAGGTACGACAACGTTTTGATATCACCATCTTCACCAAAGTCCACCACTCGCCCACCCTTATAGGAAATGAGTTCCTTTGCCCAAGCTTGTAGCGCCTGATCACGCTGCACAGCACTATCGCCCGGATAATAAGTCTTCAAGTAAGCCTTAACCCAGTTATAAATCGCCTCCCAAATCAATAAAGCATCATCACGATAGGGATAAACCGGTAATGCCTCCGTATCATCAACACCGCGCGCAGCCAATTGATCCGGCAACATAGCACGATTAAAACCATAGGTTTGCACACCCAGCACCGCAAACAAACGGGCATTATCAATAGTTGTCGCCAAAATTTTATCAACACCACCCCCCTTGTAAATCAATTTCGCCTGCGCAGAATCATTGATCGCCAACATCCCTAAAAAATGGGGCGTTAGTAATTTAAACAAAGGATGATTTTCTGGCAATTGTCTATGGGTGGCGATCACAAACGGCCCCATAAACAAATGAGTCCGCCCTAAATGAGTAACCGCCTCATGGAAATTCGCATCCGCAACCTGTACCGCCGTTTTCGCACAGAGCCAAGCATACCGATTAGACTTCGGCGTGAGAATCGGATACTCCTTCGGTTTTTGACCCAACTGAATCGCAACAGGCCTCAAATCACGTTTCCCAGCATCTGCCTTTGGTACAGCAAACAACGCTAACGGCGCATAAAGATATTTCTGATCCGTCGGAAAAGAACCATTAACCGCACCATCCAAAATCTCATAATCACACAAAAATAATCGACCCTCCGCCCTTGCCGCAGCAAGAGAATCCCCCTCTCCCATCACCGCTTGATAATGAGCCTCCGTCACAGGAAAACGAGGATCAGGTTCCGTGATTTTTTCGAGCATAACCGCATTAGGTCCCGCCACCCTCATATAAGCAAAACTTTCATCCGTTTGATACTCATAAGCAATCTCCGGTAAATCAATCGTGGCAAAAAGCCTCTCAAAATCTGTACTCGATAGACAACGACCATCCTTACCGTCAACGGTAAGTTGCTCCATCACATTTGCAGCAAAATCCTCTAGAAAATCTCTACTAACAGTTTTAATAGCATCCCGCATCACCTCTTCAACATCCACAACATCCGTCGTAATTTCACCCCAAATAATTCGAGGCAGAAACCTCGCACCTTGCAGCAAGACACGCACTTTGGACAACCCTTTCTGTTCCCCAAAAGTTTCCTTTAACCTAGCAATCAAAAAAGCCCGTACATCATTCGCTGCACCAGCCTTCCCTTGATCACCATAAGTCACAATTATTTTATTAACCAAAAGCTGATAACCCACCTTCGCCACCATCAACTTCCAAGGTATTGACCATTTTTCGCTTTCCGGCAAGGTATCGACCATTGCCACTGGAGGAATGTGACTATAGTTATACTTATACTTTTCTTGCTTTTCGATTAAGCCTAGATTTTGGGAGCCTGATGTTGCGGTCATGTTTTTGCCTAAAGGAATTCAGCATTTTAGCCACAGTATAATCAGTTTTTTTGCTATAGGCCTAAGTTTTGCGGGACTGAAATAATGTTTTTTGCTCAATATTGTTTTGCATAAAACATTGTTTTTTCATCTTCAAAAGATATAGCTTAGAGTTTATTTAGGTGGCTAAAATCAAAAAAACTTAGATTACATATAGTCAAAAAAAAGCGCATGGATCCTCGTCAAAAAATGTAATATCGTCATTGTTTAAAGACCTTGATGAATATATTATGTACACGTGTGATTTTTTACTCTAACTGAATATGTAAAACCAAGAAAAATCAGCTCTTGCAAATCTGGATCTCGTAAATTCTAAAATTGTACAGAAAAAACAAGGTAAAAGCTTATACCGTTTTTGATATATCTTTGCGACTATTAAGAGAAACAGTTCATGTGTCACAAATAGAAGAGATTCGCCATTTAAGTTTGATCCTTGTGTAATGGAATCTGATAAAAACCTCATATTATATATGATGTCATTCACTGTATTCTTTATACTATTTACATTAATGAGCTCATAAATATTTTGGAGGATATCTTATGACTACTACTTTTCTCTCGGAAATAAAGAGCACAATGCAAATGACCGAGCCTGTTACTTTTTTTGATGTAGGGGCAAATGTAGGTCAAACAATTGAACAGATGCGTAGTATTTTTCCACAAGTTACTATTTATGCTTTCGAGCCAGCTTTGCCAGTTTTTACATTTGTTGCTGAAAAAAATAAAAATGATAAAAACCTGAGTATCCATCAAATTGCTCTCGGTTGTCATGAAGGAACAGAAACATTTCTCTCTGATTGTAGCGCTAGCGCTGGTAACCGTATTATTAAAAATCAAACAATTACTGAACCTACTGAAACAGTAAGTGTTCTGACTGGAGATACCTTTTGCCAAGAACATAAGATTGAGCAGATAGATTTTTTGAAAATTGATACAGAAGGCTACAATATCGATGTCCTAGGTGGCTTCGTAAACATGCTTCGAGCGCAAAAAATCAAATATATTCAGGTTGAATGCACGACCAATCTCGATAATCATTTCCACGTGCACTTAGAACGCTTTATTCACTTTTTACATCCTTTTGGATATCGTCTATTTGGTTTGTATGAGTTTAATCGCCAGATATATGTAACTCAGCAAAAACTTAATGGCATTTGGTTTTGTAACGCTGTTTTTGTAACAGAAATTGAAAACCCGAAATTGCGGACTGACGGTAAAAATTAAATTCTCAGCTTCCATATCATCCGAACTACATCCTAAGTTCAATAAGTATGTTTCATCATACAGGTAAGCTCAAGTGAATCAATTTGCTCTCCAATTAACTTTAGGCTTGTCTTGGCTTACATCTTGTTAAAAAAAACAGTGTGGAAGACTAAGAGGATACCTGAGAAGTCTATATTCTTTATAAATATTGCGTAATTTATACTAGTTTAATCATCCAAAATTCTTGTTTTCGTATGCAATTCATTTCGACAAATGTTACGAGCAGAACTTTTTTAGATATCTCTTAAAACAGATACCATTAGTTAACATTAGGTTTACATTTCATTACTACAGTTGTTAGTTTCACCTAAATTCGGGTACTAATTGTCACTTTCTAATTCTAATATAGCCACTTATAATTGTATTGCTCCATCACAGTTTATTTCAAAGTAAAAAATGATTGATCATTAGAAGTTACTGCTGTAACAAGAGTCACTTCTTATACTTGTAATCACTTTCAATATTTACTGTGTAGTAATTAGTTCTTCGGATAAAAATAGTCTAAAACTGATTTATCTATCTGACTATCTATCATTTCAATAATATCTCTTGTTATCTCTGCTAAAGGTTTTTTATGAGATGCTGGAGCTTTGGAAGGCTCAGGAGGATACTCCGCCCAATGACGATAAATCGTATTTCCAATACGACGTTCTACGAATTTCAGCGTCCATGTATCTCCACCATGCATATATTCGGTAATGGCTTTAGGCACAGTCGGCTCTGGTAGCCACTGATATAGACGCTTAAGCACAGATAA from [Limnothrix rosea] IAM M-220 includes:
- a CDS encoding phosphodiester glycosidase family protein, producing the protein MSKGWLGLLMSSLVLFGAPEVRFSSEGVRLGQKSAIAAAPQMMEFEGDRLRVNGQNLRGQWAVWSENGETKLGIESLNLEKSLGVKLLDTTSTTEQPIEWFGVGDRLPIYFSNPYRYLDITELAKTAGWQWQRQGNELVLETPQAGITAVRVGHQTWGKRIVLDVDRPVVWRQVMPNKIRIQGNSSDYLLGLQAKQQGLFSQPSFPFELTHEGNATFLSFPEAIAPQMRVFSLANPSRLVIDLSRDIRPARNIAWLPGVTWRQNNVVLPGKNNGGFAVTWLEIDPTQNQFQLKPISLSDQTIVGLAPMLTQVQSSGAIAGINAGFFNRNNQFPLGAVRTDGEWRSSPILNRGAVAWDNKGNWQFDRFSLREDIVADNGQRLTVDFLNSGYVKAGVSRYTKAWGDYYQTAVDNEVILTVDSNGSSEIITHRKNAGKAGADRYLIPEKGYLMVFRSFRSGADKLPEGTTFQRYEVLNPPNFESFPQVMGAGPLLIQNGRVVLNGESEQFSKWFNIQSASRSAIARTRDGKILLATVHGTAAESSGATLREWSDILMRLGAVDALNLDGGGSSALVLGGDVGDRHSSTVGRVNNGIGLFIAE
- a CDS encoding glutamate synthase-related protein — protein: MNQHHNSSTHNTSEEKYYTGPRWLVEERDACGVGFLAYKDGRKTHKLVEQTLTALGCMEHRGGCTADRVSGDGAGVMTALPHELFAEWFQAQGIEQPAPESYGVGMVFLPPEVTAQQKAKAIVEKSLGDRHFKILGWREVPVAPETLGTQARENQPYMAQVFVTSEQGLTGDALDKELYIVRSTIGKHLTDVFYVCTLSCRTIVYKGMVQSEVLGQFYKDLKNPLYKSEFAVYHRRFSTNTMPKWPLAHPMRLLGHNGEINTLIGNINWMKARENILEIPGWDKAEIEALHPIVNVENSDSFNLDSAMEMLVRAGRSPMEAAMILVPEAYQNQPNLAEHPEITDFYDYYAGLQEPWDGPALLVFSDGKTVGASLDRNGLRPARYCVTKDGYILVSSEAGVVDVLDEEIVEKGRLGPGQMVAVDFQTQEVLKNWDIKKRVAQEKPYGQWLKENRETLETQPFNGDRTEPKEDLLRLQTAFGYTAEDVDMIINAMAEMAKEPTFCMGDDIPLAVLSDKPRLLFDYFKQRFAQVTNPPIDPLREKLVMSLNMYLGERGSLLTADAKDANVIKINSPVLNEAELAKVVSSSLKSVTLSTTYAIASGPSGLKTALGELCSAAEEAVKSGAKIIVLSDRANGTVSKEQSFIPPLLATGAVHHHLIDVGLRLSASIVVETAQCWSTHHFACLVGYGASAVCPYLALESVRHWWHNPKTQKQMEKEQIPVITIEKAQENYRYAIEAGLLKILSKMGISLLQSYHGAQIFEALGLGMEVINTAFAGTTSRVGGMTLNDLAQEGIAFHSRAFPELSVTKLANYGFVNYRKGGEYHMNSPEMTKALHKAVAAYNNTDKTEAYDHYDVYQKYQSDRPATALRDLLDFESDRPSIDISEVESIEDIVKRFCTGGMSLGSLSREAHETLAIAMNRLGAKSNSGEGGEDPVRFKVLDDVDGTGDSPTLPHLHGLRNGDTASSAIKQVASGRFGVTPEYLMSGRQIEIKMAQGAKPGEGGQLPGKKVSEYIAMLRNSKPGVTLISPPPHHDIYSIEDLAQLIYDLHQINPSAGVSVKLVAEIGIGTIAAGVAKANADVIMISGHDGGTGASPLSSIKHAGCPWELGVTEVHKTLMDNQLRDRVILRTDGGLKTGWDVVMAAVMGAEEYGFGSIAMIAEGCIMARVCHTNQCPVGVATQQERLRKRFKGVPGDVVNFFYFVAEEIRSILAKLGYKSLNEVIGRADLLKPRTNAKLTKTAGLVLDCLTNLPDTRTNREWLDHGGIHSNGPVLDDEILADEAVQKAIREQGALTKEIAIINTDRSVGARVSGFIAKQYGNEGFEGELNFNFKGSAGQSFGAFNLLGMTMHLEGESNDYVGKGMNGGEIIIVPSEKSQFAAADNVIIGNTCLYGATGGTLYANGRAGERFAVRNSKGKAVVEGTGDHCCEYMTGGVIVVLGEVGRNVGAGMTGGLTYILDPENTLPAKMNTEIVEIQRVGTAAGEKELKDLITAHAEKTGSAKAKAILADWATYLPQFWQVVPPSEADRPEVVEQKELASV
- a CDS encoding lipoxygenase family protein yields the protein MTATSGSQNLGLIEKQEKYKYNYSHIPPVAMVDTLPESEKWSIPWKLMVAKVGYQLLVNKIIVTYGDQGKAGAANDVRAFLIARLKETFGEQKGLSKVRVLLQGARFLPRIIWGEITTDVVDVEEVMRDAIKTVSRDFLEDFAANVMEQLTVDGKDGRCLSSTDFERLFATIDLPEIAYEYQTDESFAYMRVAGPNAVMLEKITEPDPRFPVTEAHYQAVMGEGDSLAAARAEGRLFLCDYEILDGAVNGSFPTDQKYLYAPLALFAVPKADAGKRDLRPVAIQLGQKPKEYPILTPKSNRYAWLCAKTAVQVADANFHEAVTHLGRTHLFMGPFVIATHRQLPENHPLFKLLTPHFLGMLAINDSAQAKLIYKGGGVDKILATTIDNARLFAVLGVQTYGFNRAMLPDQLAARGVDDTEALPVYPYRDDALLIWEAIYNWVKAYLKTYYPGDSAVQRDQALQAWAKELISYKGGRVVDFGEDGDIKTLSYLIDAVTLIIFTVSAQHAAVNFPQKGLMSFAPGMPTAGYAPLDNLGDQTAEQDYLDLLPPISQAQEQLKLCHLLGSVHFTQLGQYDKKHLGDPKIQKPLRQFQGRLEEIEMIIHKRNGDRPTYEYLLPSLIPQSINI
- a CDS encoding FkbM family methyltransferase, whose translation is MTTTFLSEIKSTMQMTEPVTFFDVGANVGQTIEQMRSIFPQVTIYAFEPALPVFTFVAEKNKNDKNLSIHQIALGCHEGTETFLSDCSASAGNRIIKNQTITEPTETVSVLTGDTFCQEHKIEQIDFLKIDTEGYNIDVLGGFVNMLRAQKIKYIQVECTTNLDNHFHVHLERFIHFLHPFGYRLFGLYEFNRQIYVTQQKLNGIWFCNAVFVTEIENPKLRTDGKN